The stretch of DNA ATGACAAACCGGCATGGTTGCCACTAAGGAATTATCGTTTACTTCTGTGTAAACAATGTTGAGGTGCTCAATTAAGGTGTTTTTTGAGGTCGCGTTGAAGGTATCTAGGTCAACGGGCTTTTTCCAAATACTCATATGGGTTCCTTAATTATTGACTTTATTAGTGCGTGAATCGCTTTATTATTAAGTGAATAGCTTCATTATCGTTAATAGTGATCTTAACGATAACAATGTTTTTAAATACAATACTTATCTTACAGCTCTTAGTTATTACGCAAGTTGATGTTAACATGCATAAAAACCGAATACACAGAGGATATTGTATGACGTCATGGATGAAGTTTGCCTCGCTTCTCACACTTGCAGGCCTAACCGCATGTAGCGCTTCCCCGACAGGAAGAAACCAATTACTGCTTTTTTCTGATCAAGACATGTCTCAACTTGGGGCGCAATCTTTTGAACAAATGAAGAAAGAACAGCCAATAAGTAAAGACGCGAAAACGAACGCTTATGTACAGTGCGTTGCAAATAGCATTACTCAACATATTCCAAAACAGGGCTTTAGTGAATGGGAAGTTGTTGTTTTTGATAGCGACCAGGTGAATGCCTTTGCTTTGCCGGGTGGCAAAATTGGCGTGTACACAGGGTTACTTAAGGTAGCGGTCAATCAAGACCAACTCGCAACGGTTATCGGACATGAAGTGGCGCACGTTCTCGCTGACCACAGCAACGAACGTCTCTCTCAGTCTCAAATCGCTAATACTGGTTTATCCATTACCAGTGTTGCGTTAGGAGCATCAGAATACAAACAGTACCAAGGCATGACAATGGCTGCCCTAGGTTTAGGTGTTCAATACGGGGTTATTCTACCGTATGGCCGAACTCAGGAATCAGAAGCCGATGTTGTTGGTTTAGAATATATGGCTCAGGCAGGGTTCGATCCTAAACAGAGCGTCGACTTGTGGCAAAACATGGCGAAAGCATCAGGTGGTAGCCAACCGCCAGAATTGCTGTCTACGCACCCTTCCCACAGTACGCGTATCAAAGATCTACAGGCGACGATAAAAACGTTACCTAGTTCGGGTTCACTAAGACCAAATTGCAAAGCGTAATCTAACATTCGTTTAGACGCTAAACTTCGAATACAAAAATGCCCTATCCGTATTGGTTAGGGCATTT from Vibrio splendidus encodes:
- a CDS encoding M48 family metallopeptidase; amino-acid sequence: MTSWMKFASLLTLAGLTACSASPTGRNQLLLFSDQDMSQLGAQSFEQMKKEQPISKDAKTNAYVQCVANSITQHIPKQGFSEWEVVVFDSDQVNAFALPGGKIGVYTGLLKVAVNQDQLATVIGHEVAHVLADHSNERLSQSQIANTGLSITSVALGASEYKQYQGMTMAALGLGVQYGVILPYGRTQESEADVVGLEYMAQAGFDPKQSVDLWQNMAKASGGSQPPELLSTHPSHSTRIKDLQATIKTLPSSGSLRPNCKA